The DNA segment CTGTCCTCGTTCTGTTCCCGCGTACTGACGCGGATGTAGCCGTAAATCATTCCCGTGGTATCAACTCCTGTCGTTTTTTGTCGTTTCTTTTGTTGAGCCTCCAGGTCTTCCGCCATTTTCCCCGAAGGTATGGATATATTATAAAGCGCCTGCCTTCATCCGGCATTTCTGCGGGATCAAAGCAGGCGCTCTGCGCTTCTTTCTCTATTTATATCCATCTGCCGGCAGGCCCGGCTCTATTTTTCCGGCACTGCACCGGCCATGCCGACCGCGGCCTTTCTTTTCTTTTGTTCCGGAGTCTCCTCTTCCTCCCTGTCGCCGTACAGCTTTCCGATCAGGAAAGAGGAAATGCTCACCGTGACGAGGGAACAGGCGATGTTCATCGGAGAAATGTAGCTTAAGGAAAGCATCAGCACTACAACGTCCGTAGCGAGGTAGCATTTTTCCAGCTTCACCTTCGTCAGTTTGTTTAAAATCAGCGCCAGCGCATCGTCTCCTCCGGAAGCACCGCCTGACCGGACGATGAGGCCGACACCGACACCGACAAACAGGCCGCCGAGGACTGCCGCCAGAAGCGGTTTGTCGCCCATGTAAGGCAGAAGGTGCCCTGTCCGTTCGTGAAGCGAATAAAAAAAGGAATACCCCAGACTTGCAATCACGGCATTTTTTATGAATCCGCCGCCTAAAAGCTTCCAGGCCGCCAGATAGCAGGCGATGTCCATCACCGGCCCGGTGATGCTCGGCGAAATATGAAACCAGTGCTGAAAGAGAAGCTGGAGCCCGAAGACGCCGCCCTCGGTAATCTGGCTCTGGCTGTGTACATTATAAAGGCCGAACGACAGGATGGCTGTTCCAAGCAGGAGAAGGCCGTACCGGGCTGCCGCCCGCCGAATCTCTGCTTTTTGCAGCATTTTCATGAATAACAACTCCTTTTTTCTTTATGATATGACGTCTGAAATTGTCATGACAATCTTATCATAAAGGATATAGTAAGTATAGAGTCAAGGAGTTTTTATATATATTTTTCCGCGAGGGCTTCGATGGCGCCAGGATTTTCCTTCCTCCAGGCGTCAAAGCCAAGGCCGCTTTCTTCTGCCATTTTCCCCAGTTCCACGAGAAAGGCCGAGATTTCCGACTGGAGAATTGTCCCGATTTCCTTTCCCATGGTCTCGAAGCCCTGGCGCTCGTTGCCTCCCAGATACAGCGTGAACGCCGGCTGAGGCTTTCCGTCCGCCAGCTTTCTGGCGCCGCGAAATCCCATGACGCCGGTCTGGTGGGTGCCGCAGGAGGACGGGCAGCCAGAAATGTGAATCTTTGGCAGGGCATCATACGAAAGCCCGGCTTCCCGCACTGCCTTCATGCAGGATAAAAGGAGCGCCTGGGAATCCCTTGGCCCTGTCTGGCAGGTACTTCCGCCAATGCAGCTCACGGACATTTCAAATATGCTTTCCGCGCTGTCCGTTGTGATGGACAGGACGGTTTCTGCCTCCGCTCCCGTCAGGTTGATGAGGTAAGCCGTCTGATCCGGGGAAAGGCGCATCTCCACGGCTTCCATGTCCTGTACGGCGCGGCACAGCCGGCAGAAAATCTCCCTGTCCGGCATGCCGCCGATGGGATGCCAGACAGCTGTGTAAAGGCCTGCCTGCTTTTGGGGAAGAATCCGGGGGCCGGGCGGCGGGTCTCCGGCCCCGACCTTTGCAATCACCGGCGGCACAAGGGAAACCGCAAGCTCCCCGCCCAAAGAAAAGACCTTTGAAAGCTCCGCCTCAAATACCTTCCTGTAAGCGTCCGGGCCGCCCAGGGCCTCCGGAAGGAAGCGTGTCCTGGCCTTCGCCCGGTTTTCGTAATTCCCGTATGCATGAAACAGCTCCCACATGGCATGCACATAATAAAGAACGTGTTCCGGCTTCACGCCCTCTGCCGTCCGGATTCCGAACTTCGGCATGCCGCCCAGACCGCCGGCACTGTACACGTCGAACGTCCCGTCCGGCCTGGCTGCAAAGCCCAGGTCGCGGTATGTGGCGTGGGTCAGGTTTTCCGGGGAATTGGAAAAGCCGATTTTTAGCTTCCTCGGGAGCTTTTCCGCCTTTAGAAACTGCATCATATACTCCCCGGCCGCCTTCGCCCAGGGCTGGACGTCAAAATATTCGCCAGGTTCCACGCCGGATAAGGGCGAACACATCACGTTTCTCGGGTAATCCCCGCCGCCGCCCATAGTGACAATCCCATGTTCCAGCGCCTCCTCCATGATGTCGGCAGCCGTCTGGCCGTCCAGGTCATGAAGCTGGATTGTCTGGCAGGTGGTGAAATGAAGCCGTTCAATTCGGTACTTTTCGATAATCCCGGCGAGAAAGAGAAGCGTTTCCTTCGTGACCTGCCCGGCCGGCATCCGAAGCCGCAGCATGTTTTTTGCCCCGCCCCTCTGGGCATAGCTTCCGTAGTAGCCGGAAATGCTTTTGTATTCCATTTTGTCTATTTCACCGGAGTAAAACGCCGCGGTTCTTTCCCGGAATGTTTTGATGTCTTCTTTCCAAAGTTCCGGATTTTTTATATCCATACCAAAATCTCCTGTCTGATTGATATTCTGATGGTAGGATTCTCCGTTTGGGGGTGGGTTATGCTTAGAAAAAGCACAGATGCGTCCTTGCGGATAAAACCGCAGACCTTTGGTACAATACTCCTAAAACTGTTTTAGGAGGAAAACATAAATGAATACCCACTCTCATCCCAAACTCCTGTCTTCCGAGAGAATCGCAAGTTATCTCACCTATCTTCGCCAGCAGGAGCGCTCCGAAAAGACGATTCAGAAATATGCTCATGACCTGACTTCCTGCGCTGTCTCCCTTTCCGGATGCGAAATTACGCGGGAGCGTCTGATCGCATGGAAGGAATCCCTGATTCAAACCCATTCTTCTTCCAGCGTCAACGCCGCCCTTGCGGCTGTCAATGGTTTTCTGGCCTTTTTTCACTGGCACGATCTGAAAATCAAGCCATTGAAAATACAGAGGCAGCTTTTCTGCGACGCCGAGCGGGAATTAAGCCGAAGTGAATACCTGCGTCTGGTCGGAGCCGCCAAAACCCGCGGCAATGAACGCATATCTCTGGTTCTCCAGACTATTTGCAGCACTGGAATCCGTGTATCGGAGCTTCGTTTCATTACAGCCGAAGCTGTCCGCTCAGGGCGGACGGAAGTGGCCTGCAAGGGAAAGCGGCGCACCGTTTTTCTGCCGGAAAAACTTAGAAAGCCGTTAAAACGCTATCTGAAAAAACAAAAAAGAACGACCGGGCCTGTGTTCGTGACAAAAAGCGGCAGGCCGTTAGATCGTTCAAATATCTGGAGAGATATGAAAGCCTTGTGCGGCAACGCAGGCGTAAGCCCCAAAAAGGTCTTCCCCCACAATCTGCGCCATCTGTTCGCCCGCACCTTCTATTCCATAGAAAAGGATTTATCCCGGCTGGCCGACATTCTTGGCCACACCAACATTTCAACTACGAGAATTTATACCATGGAAAGCGGAACGGCACACGTAAGGCTTTTGAATCAGATGGGTTTGATCCTTACCACATAAGAACCATTCTGTTGTAAGAAGCAGCTTGTGTGCAATCCCCATCTTCGTAATATTACTACATATAGCTCCTTTTTTTCAATACCTTTGCCGAAAAAAAGCCCTGTACATTCGGAAAAAAAGCATAAAAACCAGGCCGGGGAAAAATCTCTTTTTATCCGGTCTGATTTTTATGCCTTTTTTTGGCAGAACCGCCTGCATTTTTCTAAATCAGATACGTTCCGCCGTTTTTTCTGCAACAGAATGGTTCTTATGTTGCAGAAAAAGGAGGTGAAGGTTTTGAACCATACATTTTCCGTGGACCGCATGGAAAAAAAATACTGTCTTACGCCGGTACAAAAAAGCCTGCTGTTCCATCGTCTGTCACAGGTCATGGAACTTGACGGGAATGGTACCCAGGGTGGGTATCTGGTGCGTTCCGTATATTTCGACAGCATCTACGACAACGACTACTTTGACAAGGTAAACGGAGTGGAAATCCGCAAAAAAATACGGCTGCGGATCTATCGGCCTGACCAGGAAAGCGTCAAGCTGGAGCTGAAGCAGAAATGGGGCGCCGCCCAGAGGAAAAAAACCATGTGGATCCCGAGAAGCCTGGCGGAGGACATGCTCTGCGGGGAGTACGGCGGCCTGTCCGGACTGGGCGAGGCGTTATCTGATGAAATCTATTCCATCCTGGAACTTGGCGCCTATCGCCCGAAATGCATCATCGAGTACCATCGGGCTGCCTTTACGGAACGGAGCAACGACATCCGCATTACATTTGATTCCGATATCCGGGCTTCCGCCTCCTGCGGCGGATTTTTTCGACCGGATTTGTCTATGCTCCCGCTTCTTAATGAACCGGTTTTGGAGGTAAAATACAATGGTTTTCTCTTAAGTAACATCAAGCAGATCCTGGATCTGGCGGATTCTTCCGAGACCTCCGTCAGCAAGTACGCCATGTCCAGGAACCTGTTTTTATAGATTTTAAAGTACATGGGAGGATCTGAAATGAAGAACTTTATTATGCAGTATTCGCAGGATGTCGTACAGGAGCTGTCAGTCCAGCAGATTATTTTAAACATGGCCGTTGCACTGGCCGTGGGGCTTGTCATTTACCTTTCCTATCGTTTTTCCCACTCCGGGGCCATATACAGCGCAAGATTCAATGTGTCGCTGTTAATGATGACCCTGATTACCACCATGATTATGAACGTCATCGGCAACAACATTGCCCTGTCCCTTGGCATGGTCGGCGCTCTCTCCATCGTCCGCTTCCGCACCGCCATTAAGGATTCCCGCGATACGGCGTATATTTTCTGGTGCATTGCCGTAGGAATCTGCTGCGGCGTGTCTTACTATGCGCTGGCAGCCATCGGAACCGGTATGATTTTCTTAGTCATGCTCGTCATGGGAAGCGTAAAATCAAATGACAGGTACCTGCTGATTATTGATGCCGACGGAGAGGAATTTTCCCGGGAAATCGAAGAAACGGTTCTTGTGCAGTACAAGGGGAAAGCCGTCTTACGGGTCGCAAATATCTCAAAAGGACAGGCGGAGTATATTTACGAGCTCACGTCCAGGGTCATTGCAGAAAGCGGTCAGAATGAGACGAGTCCCATCACCATGCTTCGCAGGATCGCGGGAGTCCAGCGCGTCAATCTTGTGTGCCAGAATGAGGAGATGAGCAGATAATGCGCCGGAGAGAGAGGGAAATCTCCGCCGCCGTCATCGCCTTTCTGTTTTTCTGCGGCTTTCTTTGGAGCCGGTTTCAGAAAGAGGTTTACACCTTTCCTCAGATGCCGGAGCCGGTTTCCGGGGAAACGGCAGATCTCAGCGAAAAAGCCATTGCAGCGGATGAGTCCTTTGATCCCAATATCCGGCCGTCTGCAACCGGCTGGACAAACTTCCGTGACAAAAAAATCCTTGTTGACGAGACGTTTTCCAGTAATCTCCCATTGGTGGTGATTGACACCGGAGATCAGGAGCCAAAAAGAGGCGTTGTGTGGGACGGAGAAAAAGATTACTATGTCTCCACCGGCGAAGACCCTTATGCCTACGGGGAAATTTTCGTCATTGACAATCCGGAGGGAACCAATTCCCCCAAAGACTCTGCATCCGTCCATTCTCTGTGTAAGCTGAAGATACGCGGAAATTCATCGGGAAACTATGATAAAAAGCAGTATCTTTTAAAGCTCATTGACGAAGATGGAAAACCGGAAAGCCGGAACATTCTTGAGATGGGCGGGGACAATGAATGGATTTTAAATGTCTCCTTCATTGATAAATCCCTGCTGAGGAACTATCTGGCCTATACGACCGCCGGTGAATTTATGCCGTTTACCCCGGATGCAAAATACTGCGAGGTTTTATGGAAAGACGGGACGCAGTATCGGTATGAAGGCGTATATCTGATGTTAGAAAGCATCAAGGAGGGAAAGCACCGTGTTGACCTGCCGGCGTATTCTGACAACGGAACCGTGACTCCTGCGCTTCTTCGCCGGGATCGGTACAATGTCAATGGAATTATGCTGGAAAACTATGCGACCGAGCGGCAGCTCACTTCCGGATACCTGGACATCGAATATCCAAAGAAAGATGTCATTACCAAAAAGGGCATTCAAAACGTCACGGAACAGGTCAGCCGATTTGAACGTGCGCTGTATTCTGAAAACTGGAAGGACTTTGTTCAGTACCGGGCATATATCGACATGGATTCTTTTGTTGACTATTTTATTGTAAACGAATTTTTCCTGAACTACGATGCCGGATACAATTCCACCTATATTTACATGGATTACAGCGGTAAGCTGTATATGGGGCCGGTATGGGATTTCGATCAGGCCATGGACAACAATGCCACAGAAATTGCCAATCTCCAGACGACGGCTTTCCACTCGGCGCCATGGTTTGACAGACTTCTTCAGGATCCCATTTTCACGGAAATGATTATCGAGCGGTATGCCGAACTGAGATCGTCCATCCTTTCCGATGCATCCATCCGGGCCTTTACCGAATCAGTCATCGAATACCTCGGTCCGGCCATCGACCGGGACTGGGCGCGGTGGGGATACTACTACACAGACGGCAATTACCTGAGTACCAGAATGCCGGACGGCTCCAACCGCAACACGCAGACACACCGGGAAGAAACAGAAAAAATATTGAGCGTACTTTCCCAGCACGGCGCATGGATGGACGAACGGCTGGACAGCCTGTACCAGTTCAAAAAAATAACTCTGGAAGAGGCAAAGGCACAGCTCGCAGGCCAGTCTGTTAATTACAGCCCCGCGCTGGCCGTTCTCTTCATCGCAGTTTTTCAGATTTCCGTGATCCTGGTCATCAAATACGACAATGAATCATAAGAAATGAGGGCATTATGAGCAAACGAAAACTATGGTTTTGGCTGATGACAGTCACCTCTGTCATCTACATTGGCTGGAGATTTTTCTTCACCCTTCCTTTAGAAAACGGCATCGTCGCACTGATTGCCGGTATCGCTCTGTTTGCGGCGGAGCTTATCAGCATGCTGGAGGCAGTCATCCACTATATCTGCATGAGCCGCGATAAGGAGCCGGATCTGCCGTCCGTCCCCGCAGAGGACTTCCCCCATGTGGATGTCCTGATCGCAACCCACAGCGAGGAGACAGAGCTTCTCTTTAAAACCGTAAACGGCTGCAAGCACATGGAGTATCCAGATAAATCCAAGGTACATATCTATCTCTGTGACGACGGGAACCGGCCGGAAGCTGCACAGCTTGCTGAGGATATGGGCATCGGCTATCTTCCGCTGACAGACAATAAACTGGCGAAAGCTGGAAACTTAAACAACGCGCTGTCCCATACAGATTCGCCGCTTGTTGTAACCTTCGATGCTGACATGATTCCGAGGAGCAATTTCCTCATGGAGACCGTCCCATATTTCTTCCTGCCCAAAATGATTAAGGAAGATGGTGTCTGGAGAAAAAGAACAGAGGAAGAAATCGACCCGGATTATAAGATCGGCTTCGTCCAGACTCCGCAGAGCTTTTATAACCCCGATCTGTTCCAGTTTAATTTCTTTGCCGAAAGAAACATTCCAAATGAACAGGATTATTTCTTTAAAGAAGTAAACGTCGGGCGAAACGGCAGCAATTCCGTGATTTATGCCGGCTCCAATACCGTGATTTCCAGGGAGGCCCTGGATGAGGTCGGCGGAATCCACACCGGCACCATTACGGAAGACTTTGCAACCGGCATCGACATTCAGGCAAAGGGCTATACCTGCATCGGCACGAAAAAAGTTCTGGCTTCCGGCCTGGCACCCAACGACTTTCCGACACTGCTCAGACAACGCCAGAGATGGGGACGTGGATGCGTGCAGACAGTACGCAGCCTCAAATTTTGGTTCGGCAGCCTCCCCATTTTGTCCAAGTTAAGCTACTTTGCATGTTTGCTGTACTGGTGGACATTTTTGCGGAGAATTGTGTATATTTTATCCCCCATTCTATTCTCTGTATTTGGCGTCCTGGTCGTCAGGACGGATTTGTTCGGCATCCTGTGCATCTGGCTTCCGTCTTATTTGATTTATAACCATTCTCTCCGCCTCCTGTCGGGGAAAATCCGCGATCAGAAGTGGAGCAATATCGTCGATACCATTCTCTGCCCCTACATGATTCTTCCGATTCTGGCAGAGACCCTGGGGATCCGGATGAAAAAATTTGTTGTGACCTCCAAGGAAAAGACTGCATCGAGAGGCACAAAAATCCTTTACGCCGTCCCGCACATGATCCTGCTTGCGGCAACGGCGGCCGGAATCTATTTCAGCGTGACTTCCATCATGCTGTATCGGAGCTTTCTTGGGATTGTTGTTCTGTTCTGGCTGTGCATGAACGCGTATTTCCTCATCATGGCCGTGCTTTTCATGCTGGGAAGAATCAACTACCGGAAATCCGAGCGGTTTTATGCGGAAATTCCCATCAGTTTCCAGAGTGGGGATGAAGAAGTCCAGGGAATGACCTGCGACATCTCCGAGCATGGTTTCGCCTTCCGACTGGACTTCCCGGAGTTTTTGGACGGCGTATGCAGCTTTACAATCCGGGACAAAAAATGGCAGGCCTCCGTAAAAGGACAGATTGTCCATGTTTCCAGAGACCGTGACAAATGGAAATACTGCGTCAAGCTGGAGCCGCTGTCCTTGCAGGAAAAGCAGGATTACAATCAGATTGTTTTTGACAGATTCCCGACGCTTGCCTCGGAAATCAGGACCACGGCCGTAAAGGATCTGGTAATCCTGTTCAAACGGAAAATAGCCGCGCCCATGCAGTCCCACCGGAAATATCCGCGCATCCTGTTAAACTGCGAGGTGACTGCTGAAGACGGCAGCAAGGTAAAAGTCATTGACTACAACTACCGTTACGTAACAACTGAAGAGCCTCTTTCCGACTCGAAGCTTCACCTGGATTTCGGCGGAAAAACGCTTCTTTTGAAAAAAGCCGATCAGACGAATGCGTCAAGGAAAAATCTCTATGAGGTGACAAACTGGGAACAGGTATCTGCCTCCCGTGAGATAAAAGCTGCACTGAAAAAAATGATGGGAGAGCTGCCGCGTGAGGAAGCATTACAGAGCGTATAACCGCAGTCCATTTTCCCTTCTGATGTTTGCCGCTGTCCTGGTTCTGGCTGCCGCAGTCCTTTTTCTGGTCAGACGGCAGGGCGCTTTATCCGGATCCGTGGATGCCCTGATGGCAGAAAACCGCAGGCTCCAGGAACAGGAGTCTGCCATGGAAGCCGAAATCGACGCCCTCCGCCGCAAAAAAAAGCTGGGCCGCTTATCCGTAGAGGGCACCGAGCTTCTCGGCCCGGACGGAACCCCCGTAAGGTTAAAGGGCATCAGCAGCCACGGCCTCGCATGGTATCCGGAATACACCAACTACCGCGCTTTAAAAACCATAAAGGGCTATGGCGCCAATGTTTTCCGAATTGCCCTTTATCCGGATCAAAACGACGGATATCTGGAGGAACCGGAGCTGAATCAGAAGCTTTTATACCAGGCCGTCGAAAATTCCCTCGCAGCCGGGCTCTACACCATCATTGACTGGCATGTGCTTCAGGACGAGAATCCCAACAGGCATCTTGATGAGGCTCTCGCCGTCTTTGAGGAAACAGCAAAGCATTACGGTGATGAGCCTGGGATTCTCTACGAAATCTGCAACGAGCCAAACGGCGATACCACCTATGAAGACATCGCAGAATATGCAGGCCAGGTAATTCCCGTCATTCGGAAATACGCGCCGAACGCCGTGATTCTCGTTGGCACGCCGGGGTACTGCACCTCTCTTTCCGAGGCCATACGCTCCCCCCTTCCGTATGAGAACCTCATGTACACCTACCACTACTATGCCGGCGTATCGGACTGTGAATTTGCCGTCGAGGAAATCCTGCGCGGCCTGGAAAACGGCCTGCCTGTCTTCATCAGCGAGTGGGGCATCGACAGCCATGTCCAGGAGAACGGCGCATGGGAAGAGACGGATGTATTCCTGGATTTTCTGGACGCGCAGAACCTCAGTTGGGTGAACTGGTCGCTCTGCAACAAAGACGAGGGATATTCCCTGATTGGGCATGAAGAGACAGGGGTATCCGGCTGGACGTTAGACGAGCTGACCCCCTCCGGAAGATACGTCGTGGGACGGCTTCAGGAGACGGGGAACGTATCTGAAACGATGCTTTGGGGACTTCGGGCGCAGGAAATGGCCTGGATCGCGTTTGCGGTGATGGGGCTTTTTTGAAAGCGTCAGCACAAAAACCTCCCGCAGAATCCTCTTTCTCTCCATCACCCATCTTTTCATAAACTATCAAAAGGCCGGCCACATTTCGCGTGACCGGCCTTCCTTCATTTTACTTTCCTAAAACCTTCACCGTCTCATACAGCAGGCTCACTCCATACCCGCTTGCACCGTGAATGCAGTAGGAGTTACCCTCCGGCAGCCAGTTGACCGGGGCCATGTCCACGTGAACCCATGGCTTTTCTTCCACGAACTCCTGGATAAACAGGCCGGCCACGATGCTGCCGCCGCCCATGGGGTTCCCGGGGCTGCTGTTCTTGATGTCCGCCACGTCGGAGCGGATGGCCGCAAACAGCTCCTTGTCTGCCGGAAGCCGCCAGATTTTCTCGCAGGAAGCCTCCGAAGCAGCTTCCACCTCGGCGTAAAGCTCGTCGTCGTTTGCCAGGACTGCCGCGCTCTTTCCGCCGACAGCGCCTTTTGCCGCGCCGGTCAGGGTTGCAATGTCGATGATCGCCCCTGCGCCTTCCTTCCGGATCGCGTAGGTGATGGCGTCAGCCAGGGTCAGACGTCCCTCGGCATCCGCATTTAACATTTCAATGGTCTTTCCGTTCATGGAGAACAAGATGTCGCCGGGAACATAGGCGTCGCCGGAAATCATGTTCTCGCAGGCTGCCGCGACGGCAATGACGTTGACCGGAAGCTTTTCCAAGGCAATGGCACGGATGGCGCCGATAACGGCTGCCGCGCCGCCCATGTCATCATGCATGGTATCCATTTTGGACTTTAAGCTGTATCCGCCGCTGTCGAACATGATGCCTTTGCCGACAAGGGCCACCGGCGCCTCGCCTTCCTTTCCGCCGTGATAGCGGAGCACGATGAGCCTCGGCTCGTCAACGGCTCCCTGTGCCACGGAGAGGAACGCGCCCATCTTCATGTCTTCCATCTCTTTTTTGTCATAAACCTGAATCTCAAGTCCGGTCTCCTTGGCCACAGCCGCCGCCTCTTCGGCCAGCTTCTCCGGCGTCATGTACATGGACGGGTGGTTCACCAGATCTCTTGCCAGCATGGTGCTTTCCGCCACATGCTTTGCCTCCCTGGCAATGTCTTCCATCCCCTCTTTTTCCGTCACCATCACGGCCTCTTTCATGCCATTTTCCACAGGCACGGACTTATAGGCGTTGAACTGGTACGATACGAGATATGGAAGCTCAAAAAGCTTCTGGATCCGCTCATGGCTCGAAAGGAGTTCTCCCGCCGCGTCCATGAAGACGGCTGTCACGGCCGGCTTCGATTCCTTGCAGCACTTAAACGCCTTTGCAAGAGCTAAAAATACCTCCCGGTTCGTGGCCGTTCCGTCTCCAAGCTGGACTAAAACCAGCTTCCGGAACTTCTCTGTCTCTTTCTCATAGAGTTCCGCCGCATACACAGCGCCGCATTCCTTTCCCGGTTTTCCTGCCTTAACGGCCGAAAGAACCGCCTCCTTCATCATTTCCGGCAGCCCGGGAAGCGCCAAAGCGGCCTGTCCCGATACGCTTTCTTCTGAGAGCGGGACGATGAGTGCGTCAAACTCTGCCCCCAGTTCTTTTTTTACTGATACTTTCATCCTCTTTTTAATACCTCCTTATAGTTTTGCTGCTCCTCTTTGTTTGCGAGAACAAAATGCCCTTCCTCAATCTCTGTCCACTCCGGCTTGTCTGTCTCATAATGATGGCAGGACGGATCATAAACCTCCACCACCTTTTTCCGTTCGGTAAGCGGATCCGGCTGCGGGATGGCGGAAAGAAGCGCCTTCGTGTAGGGATGGAGCGGATGGCTGTAAAGCTTCTCCGTCTCGGCCAGTTCCACGATTTTCCCTTTATGGATAACGGCCACCCGGTCGGAAATGAACCGGACAATGGAAAGGTCATGGGCAATAAACAGGTACGTGAAGCCCTTTTTCTTCTGAAGCTCGGAAAGCAGGTTTAAAACCTGCGCGCGGATGGAGACATCCAGGGCCGAAATCGGCTCATCGGCGATGACAAGCTTCGGCTCCATGACGAGAGCCCTGGCGATGCCGATCCTCTGCCGCTGCCCGCCGGAAAACTCGTGAGGGAAACGGCTGGCAAATTCCGGGAGAAGGCCCACATCTAAAAGCGCCTGCTCCACAATCTGCTTTCTGTCGGCCTCATTCTTAAATTTGTGCAGGTTGTAAAGCCCCTCAGACACGATGTAATCCACCTTTGCGCGCTCATTTAAAGACGCCATGGGATCCTGGAAAATCATCTGGATATTCTCCACAACCTTCCTGTCCATCTCCTTGGAAATCTTTCC comes from the Eubacteriaceae bacterium Marseille-Q4139 genome and includes:
- a CDS encoding glycoside hydrolase family 5 protein — protein: MRKHYRAYNRSPFSLLMFAAVLVLAAAVLFLVRRQGALSGSVDALMAENRRLQEQESAMEAEIDALRRKKKLGRLSVEGTELLGPDGTPVRLKGISSHGLAWYPEYTNYRALKTIKGYGANVFRIALYPDQNDGYLEEPELNQKLLYQAVENSLAAGLYTIIDWHVLQDENPNRHLDEALAVFEETAKHYGDEPGILYEICNEPNGDTTYEDIAEYAGQVIPVIRKYAPNAVILVGTPGYCTSLSEAIRSPLPYENLMYTYHYYAGVSDCEFAVEEILRGLENGLPVFISEWGIDSHVQENGAWEETDVFLDFLDAQNLSWVNWSLCNKDEGYSLIGHEETGVSGWTLDELTPSGRYVVGRLQETGNVSETMLWGLRAQEMAWIAFAVMGLF
- a CDS encoding leucyl aminopeptidase yields the protein MKVSVKKELGAEFDALIVPLSEESVSGQAALALPGLPEMMKEAVLSAVKAGKPGKECGAVYAAELYEKETEKFRKLVLVQLGDGTATNREVFLALAKAFKCCKESKPAVTAVFMDAAGELLSSHERIQKLFELPYLVSYQFNAYKSVPVENGMKEAVMVTEKEGMEDIAREAKHVAESTMLARDLVNHPSMYMTPEKLAEEAAAVAKETGLEIQVYDKKEMEDMKMGAFLSVAQGAVDEPRLIVLRYHGGKEGEAPVALVGKGIMFDSGGYSLKSKMDTMHDDMGGAAAVIGAIRAIALEKLPVNVIAVAAACENMISGDAYVPGDILFSMNGKTIEMLNADAEGRLTLADAITYAIRKEGAGAIIDIATLTGAAKGAVGGKSAAVLANDDELYAEVEAASEASCEKIWRLPADKELFAAIRSDVADIKNSSPGNPMGGGSIVAGLFIQEFVEEKPWVHVDMAPVNWLPEGNSYCIHGASGYGVSLLYETVKVLGK
- a CDS encoding ATP-binding cassette domain-containing protein; this encodes MPEKEKRNKLLEVKNLEVVFGSGKKTFKAIDGVSFDIYEGETFGLVGESGSGKTTIGRAIIRINEAAGGEILYKGERISGKISKEMDRKVVENIQMIFQDPMASLNERAKVDYIVSEGLYNLHKFKNEADRKQIVEQALLDVGLLPEFASRFPHEFSGGQRQRIGIARALVMEPKLVIADEPISALDVSIRAQVLNLLSELQKKKGFTYLFIAHDLSIVRFISDRVAVIHKGKIVELAETEKLYSHPLHPYTKALLSAIPQPDPLTERKKVVEVYDPSCHHYETDKPEWTEIEEGHFVLANKEEQQNYKEVLKRG